From the Desulfomicrobium macestii genome, one window contains:
- a CDS encoding amidoligase family protein, with protein MHDEKHKIKQPPWLKNAEGQMRRVGVELEISGLELDALAGCVAEFLGLRMETTGRYERLLTGDAAGDWVVELDFDLLKKLGREPHMAGAPVVDFGRTAEEVLAWAAELLVPLEIISPPLPLTRLGEVEALIVRLREAGAKGTSDSIINAFGLQFNPELPSFEPELITASLKAFLCLYDWLFERADIDLSRRVTSYVNPFPAGYVEKVIAADYRPGLATLIDDYLAYNPTRNRALDMLPLFMFLDEKRVRAKADDVLIKARPTFHYRLPDCDIHKPEWGLYVAWNDWVEVERLAADNQRLEACCAAYLEYLDDPLQRLFGDWSATVEREWLGR; from the coding sequence ATGCATGACGAAAAACACAAAATCAAACAGCCGCCATGGCTGAAAAACGCCGAAGGACAGATGCGTCGGGTCGGGGTCGAGCTGGAGATCAGCGGGCTCGAACTTGATGCGCTGGCCGGATGCGTGGCGGAATTCCTTGGGCTGCGAATGGAAACCACGGGGCGTTACGAACGCCTTCTGACAGGAGATGCGGCCGGTGACTGGGTGGTCGAACTCGATTTCGACCTGCTCAAAAAACTCGGCCGCGAGCCCCACATGGCAGGCGCTCCGGTTGTGGATTTCGGCCGCACCGCCGAGGAAGTCCTGGCGTGGGCGGCCGAATTGCTCGTGCCGCTTGAAATCATCAGCCCGCCGTTGCCCCTGACCCGGCTGGGCGAGGTCGAAGCGCTCATCGTGCGGCTCCGTGAAGCGGGCGCCAAGGGCACATCCGACAGCATCATCAACGCCTTCGGCCTGCAGTTCAATCCCGAACTGCCCAGCTTTGAACCCGAGCTGATCACGGCAAGCCTCAAGGCCTTTCTGTGCCTTTACGACTGGCTGTTCGAACGCGCCGACATCGACCTCTCGCGCCGGGTGACCAGCTACGTCAACCCGTTCCCCGCAGGATATGTCGAAAAGGTCATCGCGGCGGACTACCGGCCCGGCCTTGCGACCCTGATCGACGACTATCTCGCCTACAACCCGACCCGCAACCGCGCCCTCGACATGCTGCCGCTGTTCATGTTTCTCGACGAAAAGCGCGTCCGCGCCAAAGCCGACGACGTGCTGATCAAAGCTCGCCCGACATTCCATTACCGCCTGCCCGACTGCGACATCCACAAGCCCGAATGGGGGCTTTATGTCGCCTGGAACGACTGGGTGGAAGTCGAGCGCCTGGCCGCCGATAACCAGCGCCTTGAAGCCTGCTGCGCCGCCTATCTCGAATATCTCGACGACCCGCTCCAGCGCCTCTTCGGCGACTGGTCCGCGACCGTGGAAAGAGAATGGCTGGGCCGGTGA
- a CDS encoding Tim44 domain-containing protein — MNSNSSSAAALPFPLTYLFFPLIALAFCLAWPDIADAKRMGGGGSFGSKPSYSKSYSKPADKSPGMTQQAAPASPSRFGGLGGMFGGLLMGGLLGSMLFGGGFAGPGMLDMLLLAAGGFLLFKFIRSRRAATANSAPYAFQGAGTEHTAASGGGWGQRLQPQAQHAPVLPKDIDEQEFLSGAKALYVRLQGSWDRRDIDDIRQFTSPEVHAEIARQATDDPTPGRTEILMVDARILESRTEGRETVISVLFDALLREDGPDAPSEQVREMWHIRRDENSASAQWTLEGIQQLEV, encoded by the coding sequence ATGAACAGCAATTCCAGCAGCGCCGCTGCCCTGCCTTTCCCCCTGACCTATCTCTTTTTCCCCCTCATCGCCCTGGCCTTCTGCCTTGCCTGGCCCGACATCGCGGACGCCAAGCGCATGGGCGGAGGCGGCTCCTTCGGCAGCAAACCTTCGTACAGCAAGAGCTACTCGAAACCAGCGGATAAAAGCCCCGGCATGACCCAGCAGGCCGCGCCCGCCTCGCCTTCGCGTTTCGGCGGCCTCGGAGGCATGTTCGGCGGACTGCTGATGGGCGGACTGCTCGGTTCCATGCTCTTCGGCGGCGGCTTCGCCGGACCGGGCATGCTCGACATGCTGCTCCTGGCCGCGGGCGGCTTCCTGCTCTTCAAGTTCATCAGATCGAGACGCGCCGCCACTGCAAACTCCGCCCCGTACGCCTTCCAGGGTGCCGGAACCGAGCACACGGCGGCATCCGGCGGCGGTTGGGGCCAGCGCCTGCAACCCCAGGCCCAGCATGCTCCCGTGCTGCCGAAGGATATTGACGAGCAGGAATTCCTGTCAGGCGCCAAGGCGCTCTACGTCCGCCTGCAGGGTTCCTGGGACCGCCGCGACATCGACGACATCCGCCAGTTCACAAGCCCCGAGGTGCACGCGGAAATCGCCCGCCAGGCCACGGACGACCCCACCCCGGGCCGCACGGAGATCCTGATGGTCGACGCGCGCATCCTGGAGTCCCGCACCGAAGGCCGCGAAACCGTGATAAGCGTCCTCTTCGACGCCCTGCTCCGCGAAGACGGCCCGGACGCGCCTTCGGAACAGGTCCGCGAAATGTGGCACATCCGCCGCGACGAAAACTCGGCCTCCGCGCAGTGGACGCTGGAAGGGATACAGCAGCTTGAAGTGTAA
- a CDS encoding gamma-glutamyl-gamma-aminobutyrate hydrolase family protein, whose amino-acid sequence MAGPVIAITGPRRGAVGPRTLAALAIRLYGGRPLQLRPGDEQRRHEYQGVVVTGGHDIEPVLYAAEPEVEPNYDTARDALETAVIRDALKRGLPLLGICRGAQLLNVCRGGSLFQDLRSLRRKTSNRRTLLPLKTLCVPHDPSVAQGVVGTLLGRGCSRINSLHNQGIDRVGKGLLVTGRDLDGIVQAVEDPSRCFLVGVQWHPEFLLYMSSQRGLFRELVKNARTLCPDTTNEGDHPRTERTP is encoded by the coding sequence ATGGCTGGGCCGGTGATCGCCATCACGGGGCCAAGGCGCGGCGCCGTTGGTCCCCGAACCCTGGCGGCGCTGGCGATTCGTCTGTACGGCGGGCGCCCGCTTCAACTGCGTCCGGGGGACGAACAGCGCCGCCACGAGTATCAGGGCGTGGTGGTCACCGGCGGTCACGACATCGAGCCGGTGCTCTACGCTGCCGAACCGGAGGTCGAGCCCAACTACGACACCGCGCGTGACGCGCTGGAAACCGCCGTGATCCGTGATGCGCTAAAACGCGGGCTCCCCCTGCTCGGCATTTGTCGCGGAGCGCAACTGCTCAACGTCTGCCGGGGCGGCTCGCTGTTTCAGGACCTGCGCTCCCTGCGCCGCAAAACCTCCAACCGCCGGACCCTGTTGCCGCTCAAGACCCTGTGCGTCCCCCATGACCCAAGCGTCGCGCAAGGAGTGGTGGGCACTCTGCTCGGACGCGGATGCTCGCGCATCAACAGCCTGCACAACCAGGGCATCGACCGCGTGGGCAAGGGCCTTCTGGTGACCGGGCGCGACCTCGATGGAATCGTGCAGGCCGTGGAAGATCCATCCCGATGCTTTCTGGTCGGCGTGCAATGGCATCCCGAATTCCTGCTCTATATGAGCAGCCAGCGCGGCCTGTTCCGCGAACTGGTCAAGAACGCGCGCACCCTCTGCCCAGACACGACAAACGAAGGGGATCATCCTCGCACAGAACGTACGCCGTAA
- a CDS encoding AAA family ATPase: MIIGFSLENWMSFRDQVTFSMVASRERQHGDRVPKLGKYQTRILPIAAIYGGNASGKTNFFKALNFAKGLVVKGTQPDSLIPVEPFRLGTKGAEHPSRFGFELLIDEIIYDYSFAVTRRAVLEEKLVAITSTSEKVLYHRLHGAPNFDDSLAKDQFLQFAFKGTRDNQLFLTNAVSQKVENFRPIYDWFKDTLELVAPDSRFEPFEQFLDEGHPLYSTMNEMLPQLDTGIAHLGGEDIPFENIPLPESLKIRLQEDVKEGKTVRFLTEPINERFVVTRKGGELRAKKLVTYHAKADGTEAKFEIRQESDGSQRVIDLLPAILELSAQVSRKVYVIDEIDRSLHTILTRRLLETYMDNCSTKSRTQLLFTTHDVLLMDQHLLRRDEMWVAERDACGASSLSSFSEYKDVRYDKDIRKSYLQGRLGGIPRILLGGALTDSCHVQESEVED; this comes from the coding sequence ATGATAATCGGTTTCTCACTCGAAAACTGGATGTCCTTCCGCGACCAGGTTACCTTTTCAATGGTCGCCAGCAGGGAACGTCAGCATGGAGACAGGGTTCCAAAACTCGGCAAGTATCAGACAAGGATCCTTCCGATTGCGGCAATCTACGGCGGTAACGCGTCGGGCAAGACAAATTTCTTCAAGGCCTTGAATTTCGCAAAGGGCCTGGTCGTCAAGGGCACCCAGCCCGACAGCCTGATTCCCGTCGAGCCGTTCCGCCTTGGCACCAAAGGAGCCGAGCATCCATCGCGATTCGGCTTCGAACTGCTGATCGATGAGATTATTTACGATTACAGCTTCGCGGTGACCCGCAGGGCGGTGTTGGAAGAGAAACTGGTGGCCATTACCAGCACCAGTGAAAAAGTGCTCTACCATCGGCTTCATGGTGCGCCCAACTTCGACGATTCCCTGGCCAAGGACCAATTTCTGCAATTCGCCTTCAAAGGGACCCGGGACAACCAACTCTTTCTGACCAACGCGGTCTCACAGAAGGTCGAGAACTTCAGGCCGATCTATGACTGGTTCAAGGATACGCTCGAACTGGTCGCCCCTGATTCCCGCTTCGAACCGTTTGAACAGTTCCTCGACGAAGGGCATCCGCTCTACTCGACCATGAACGAAATGCTGCCACAGCTCGACACAGGCATCGCGCATCTGGGCGGCGAAGATATCCCATTCGAGAACATTCCTCTGCCGGAGTCGCTGAAAATCAGGCTCCAGGAAGACGTCAAGGAAGGAAAGACCGTTCGTTTTCTGACCGAACCGATCAATGAACGATTCGTGGTGACCCGCAAGGGTGGAGAGCTGAGGGCCAAGAAACTTGTGACCTATCATGCCAAGGCGGACGGCACCGAGGCCAAGTTCGAGATCCGTCAGGAGTCGGACGGTTCGCAGCGCGTGATCGATCTCTTGCCCGCAATCCTGGAACTGTCGGCTCAGGTCTCCAGGAAGGTCTACGTTATCGACGAAATCGACCGCAGTCTGCACACGATTCTCACGCGCAGGTTACTAGAGACGTATATGGACAATTGCTCCACAAAATCGAGAACACAGTTGCTCTTTACCACCCATGACGTGCTGCTCATGGATCAACACCTCCTGCGCCGAGACGAGATGTGGGTGGCAGAGCGAGACGCCTGCGGAGCTTCGAGCCTCTCATCGTTCAGCGAGTACAAGGACGTCCGGTACGACAAGGATATCCGCAAAAGCTACCTTCAGGGACGACTGGGTGGAATTCCCCGGATTCTTCTGGGAGGGGCGTTGACCGATTCCTGCCACGTGCAGGAAAGCGAGGTGGAAGACTGA
- a CDS encoding winged helix-turn-helix transcriptional regulator encodes MSTSSIGLITVRRCDRCSTACRSSTEISGLGRAAASALQIHRALMEHPIATSGSLVEKTGITPATVNKALAHLQHLGIVKELTAQKRNRLFSYAGYIEIMSRGMELPGM; translated from the coding sequence ATGTCTACATCGTCCATCGGACTTATCACGGTCAGGCGATGCGACCGCTGTTCCACCGCCTGCCGAAGCAGTACCGAGATCAGCGGCCTCGGAAGAGCGGCGGCATCAGCCCTGCAAATCCACCGGGCACTGATGGAGCATCCCATCGCCACCTCGGGTTCGCTGGTGGAGAAAACCGGCATCACCCCGGCCACGGTCAATAAGGCACTCGCCCATCTGCAGCACCTCGGCATAGTCAAGGAGCTGACCGCTCAGAAACGTAACCGCCTGTTCAGCTACGCAGGCTACATCGAGATCATGAGTCGCGGCATGGAACTGCCGGGGATGTAG
- a CDS encoding methyl-accepting chemotaxis protein — MIFVGDAEESEEDKSHIGEVYEDVSPLMKEAVMGGLSGPTVENEFYEDQWGTFLSAYAPIITADGQMDGVLGVDISLEDVNVMSHALLWRMGLSFTVITAVMIPAILLFSRGMVRPIKTCVAFTNHLAEGDFSHEVPEELRRRGDELGDLARSYQTMIGNNRNLIQSLNVGIQTVSASVESLTAFSEKSSQSVHTLAEKSSTATTAADELSKDTVAVAGSMQQASTNLDSVAAATEEMTSTIAEIAENTEHARTTTDQFSRQVESFATLLHDLGASAQDIGKVTEAISGISSQTNLLALNATIEAARAGEAGRGFAVVANEIKELAKQTADATDDIRIKIGGIQNVAGNAVQDMDEIVQAIRELSTFVSTIAAAIEQQSAVTRELASNIAEATGGVQDTNALASEMSQASERIAADIAGVDAVAVVIRSGCLELQNKVGDLSTLAGQLQALMGRFKA, encoded by the coding sequence GTGATTTTTGTCGGTGATGCGGAGGAGAGCGAGGAGGATAAATCACATATCGGAGAGGTCTACGAAGACGTTTCGCCACTGATGAAAGAGGCTGTGATGGGAGGACTGTCCGGTCCAACCGTCGAGAACGAATTCTACGAGGACCAATGGGGTACGTTTCTGAGCGCATACGCTCCCATAATCACGGCTGACGGGCAAATGGACGGTGTTCTGGGCGTGGATATCTCCTTGGAGGACGTCAATGTCATGTCCCACGCCTTGCTGTGGCGCATGGGTCTGTCTTTTACGGTTATCACCGCCGTCATGATACCTGCCATCCTCCTTTTCTCACGAGGCATGGTCCGGCCGATCAAGACCTGCGTGGCCTTCACCAATCATTTGGCCGAAGGTGATTTTTCCCACGAAGTGCCTGAAGAATTGCGGCGGCGAGGCGACGAACTGGGCGATCTGGCGCGTTCGTACCAGACCATGATCGGTAACAACCGTAACCTTATCCAGAGTCTGAACGTCGGAATACAGACGGTCTCGGCCTCAGTCGAAAGTCTCACGGCCTTCAGCGAAAAATCGAGCCAAAGCGTTCATACGTTGGCGGAAAAGAGTTCCACGGCAACGACGGCGGCCGATGAATTGAGCAAGGATACCGTTGCCGTGGCGGGCAGCATGCAGCAGGCCTCCACGAACCTGGACAGCGTGGCGGCAGCCACGGAAGAGATGACCTCCACCATAGCCGAGATCGCGGAAAACACCGAGCACGCCCGCACTACCACGGATCAGTTTTCACGTCAGGTAGAAAGCTTCGCCACCCTGTTGCACGATCTGGGCGCTTCGGCCCAGGACATAGGAAAGGTCACTGAAGCCATCTCCGGCATATCTTCCCAAACCAACCTTCTGGCCCTGAACGCGACCATCGAAGCCGCCCGGGCCGGTGAAGCCGGGCGTGGATTCGCCGTGGTGGCCAACGAAATCAAGGAGTTGGCCAAGCAGACCGCCGATGCCACCGACGACATCAGGATCAAGATTGGTGGTATTCAGAATGTGGCGGGAAACGCCGTTCAGGACATGGACGAAATCGTTCAGGCCATTCGCGAACTCAGTACCTTTGTGTCCACCATTGCGGCCGCCATCGAACAGCAGTCCGCCGTGACCCGCGAACTGGCCTCCAACATCGCCGAGGCCACAGGCGGTGTGCAGGATACCAACGCCCTGGCGTCGGAAATGTCCCAGGCATCCGAAAGAATCGCGGCCGACATCGCCGGGGTGGATGCCGTGGCCGTCGTCATACGTTCCGGTTGCCTGGAGTTGCAGAACAAAGTCGGGGATCTTTCCACGCTGGCCGGACAGTTGCAGGCTTTGATGGGACGTTTCAAGGCTTGA